AGTTTCCTTGCGTTACACTTCACATGTGTATAAACATTTACaccacatatatatgtgtgtgtgtgtctgaaagaTCTGCACTAAAGTGGGGCCCTAAAAGGTGCACTGCACTTTCAGCATGGGAGGCCCTCTGCACTGGTCTTGCGGACGGGGCTGCTACCTTTCCTTCAGGCGTTTTGTTTTCCACCCAGATCTCCTCAGTGGGGGGCAGTGTGGGGGCTCCGGGCGCAGGCACAGGGGGCATTCCGGGGGGGAACATCATTCCTGGAGGGGGGGGCATGTTGCCCATTGGTGGGGGCATAAACGGTGGCCTCTGGAAAAAAGCatcgggtgggggggggggaaataaagagaaaaaaataatggcATCAGTGACAGAACCATGTTAGCAGAAAGTCAttaatacagttaaatgttaatGTTACACATTTTGAAGGGAAACTATGAAAGTGCACGAGCCTCCAGTTTCAGACAGGTGTTGCTTTCTAAAAGCTGGCCTTTCATTGTGTTGTTTAACAAGCTGCAGTACTGTAGTAATAATACTTAATTGgttttatatagtgcctttcagGGAGCCACACAGTAAGATGATACCCTTTCCCTTATCGCTGACCCTCTGGTCTTCGACTGCCCAGCCTGCTTCAAGAACTGGCACTAACCAAGTCAATGTGAAACACAATGAAAGGGTTGGGAATATTTATTCACTTAAGCAGACTCTTTATGCTTTAAATATTATTGATCAGGTACTAGCTGCCAACTTGGACACTAAGGAATTTCACTATACTCAGCCATGACAAACAGGGACTGAACAGCAGCCCGTTAAATCCATAGGTTTGGTCACCAGCCCAGAAAGAGGTGTATAATTCACTTACAAAAGGGCTGCTTTTGCAGGAGCTCTTGCATGCTTAGCTGAATTCCCTTAGACTTTTAAATTGacaagatatatatttattctgtaAACAACTCACTATAAATTATAAACTGAAACTGTCCGGTCTTGAAATTTGATTTACTGTGACAATGTATCAGTGTGAATTTAACCAGGTGAACCGGTCTCTATGTATACACCCATTGGTCTCAGCAGGGACAGAGCTAAACTGGAATGAGCACCTGACCCTTGGGCAgcatttctccctccctccttctctctgtaCCTGTAGGTGGGGGGGCCCGAGGGGCGGGGGCATTCCTCCAGGTGGAGGCATGGGTGGCATGCTGGGGTCAAAGGGCGGGCGTCCAAAAGGCGGgcgtggggggggcggggggcccCTCATCATGCCGAAGGGCGGAGGCGGGGGTCTCATCAGCGGGGGGGGGCCACGCATCACAGGATTGGGAGGAGGGGCGGGGCCGCGGAACCGCAAGGTCTGCTGTTGTGCCATCctgagaggaggagggggggggagggagaaagagagagacaacaGGGTTAATGCATAGACAATCAAGAGATAGAGActgcacagaaagagagaggtggagGCAGAGGCAGAAGTATAAACAACAGTAACAACTGTTAAGGCCCTGCTGCCTCAGAGCTCCCCTGCATCCTGTTATGAAGTAGACAGTGAAAGATGACAATGAACAGAGTTAAtgaatgataatgatgatgatgatgatgaagatgcagCTCCTAGTGTGCAGAGCTGAGGTTTGCTTGAGCTTCAACACGGCAGGTAGTCCTGaaagagaacagcagagagcagcCATCTCCCAACCGGGCCAACTAGAGCACCCACACAGAGACTTTAGTAGGTCTGCATGAGGCAGGAGGCCGCCTCTCATTTGTAATCTTCCTCGGGCCCTAAGGCCAGCCTACATCACAGGATTCTGAAGGCTAGGAGCATGTTTGTGGTTGATCAATTGAGCTGTGTAATTTCTTTTATTCAGGGGCCTCACAGCAAACAGAACATTTTCACACTAAATTATTCCAAGGACAGTACAATTTCTCCAGTCCATTGTAAGAAAATTTAAAGTTTTCTACATAGCTAGAAAAAATACACAGATCATTGGATATATGCAGGTTGGGTTAACCAAGGCCTTCCCTTTTAACAATGGTGTCATAAAGTACATCTTCAGAAAATAATGAATCAAGTATAACAtgcaaaggggggggggggcattgaGGTCAATTTGAATACCCAAATGCTGCCCAAGCATCAGCATCCCAGCTTACACTGAGCACCTGCACTGGTCAGCTCTGGACTGGGACACTAATCAAACTAAACAAATTAGGGAACAAAAAAGGGTGttgtcaattttaaaataatgctgGGAAATAAGGCTGCTGGAGTTGGGGTATTAGTGGAAGAGAAGCTTTTAAGATAGGTGTGCTTGGTAGGACAATAGCATCACATCTTCTGCAACTATGTTGCTAGGTAAAGTGAAACTGTGGAGTGAGAAATGGGAATTATGAAGGGATTCTCTTTAATTCGGGACAATCAATCTGAATTCACAAGTAAGATCTCACCACTGGGCTACTAGAAAATGACCGGGATTAGACTGGATGGGTAAGGCAAGATGAGAAACTTGGCATCCATCGCACGTAACttttaaaactaatttaaattcTATATAACTATAGTTCTCTCAAACTATCGGAGAAAAAATGCACAGTCCAAGTGTTACATTTACCATAGACCTGTTagtgtcttaaaaaaaaaaaaaaaaaagtcccgaCAAACATATGGTTCCTTTACGGCGAGACATCTTCAGTGTAACGCTGCTCCCTCACGGCCGGACCCTAGAAATACAATAGCTAATGTACAAAAGCGTGCTTCTCATGGTGGCATTAAATACTTAGCTATACATTTTAagagttgggggtggggggtaaaaCATAGTGAAATGCATGCATGAATCAAGAAcatccacccccacccccactattGATCTCATAGCTGTAAACACACGCCGCACACGATGCGCTAACGATCACAGAAACACGGGTTCATTCATTCGTAAGATCCGGCTTTCAGCTCCATCGCAAAGGTCTGATGACGCCCAAAGCTAAAAGGCAGCCTAGGATTTTTGGACAAACTAATCCAAACCAGAGCGACTCCGAGCAGATTGCACACAACCGTCCGCTCGACTGCAGGCGAGCTGGGACCTCGTCATTCAGATGTGTGTTTAGTAACATACTCTAAGGCAACGGACAGAGCAATACATCCACAGGGAGACCACCCGGGCATCGTGCGAGGCATATTATACACACGCAGTTCTCTCTCTTCGTAGCCTGAACATATGCCTGCCCTTTCTCAGCGAATTTGTTTGTTCGCCATCCCCTCACCTGTTGTCGTTGAATCTTGCTATGCCGTCTCCCTCTCCGCGATCCGCCATTACAGGAAAACAAGCGTACTCAGGACCCGAACTTCCGGCGCGCTGGTTCCGCCACTCACCGGCCAGCCCATTGGTCAGACTCCCTGTCCATCAAAAGTTCACCCGAAACGCAGCGCGCCATTGGACGCCCGGGAGAACGACGAGCGGCCGTGCGGCTGGAGAGCCCGCCCCGCCGAGCAGGGTTTTTTGTTGTCTGCAAACAGGAAACAAAGCCCAGTACCGGATCACATGGCCTTCCGCTCACAACTTTATTTAAAACCTCCAGGAGAACAGACAGTTTTATGATTTGCTTTTGTGTGCAGAACCGTTTCGTTTCAAAAGGTgggagtttaaaaaataaagaaaaataaaggcgATGATATCTTAATTCTAACCTTTCTAGGGTTTGAATAGATGTGGCTGATGTCTGTGTATGAAACTAATAAGAAACTACATATTGACTGCATTGGTATCTCACTAGAGCCCTTCTGGAGAATTGAGTCAGTTTATTAAAAGACCATAATGTTATATTGATAGAAGAAACATTTCCCCACCTGCAGGTGTTGGCTATATCCCACTTTACCCCatactctgtctctcagtgtatGCACCCCAACTCATAATTGACTCATTCAACTGttttacagaaacaaacaaaattaaaatactgcGCTGGGTTTATTTAACAGGCTCATGCATGATTTGcataaatacttttaaaataagcCTCAATATATTTCTGCAGACGAGCTGCTcatttgttaatgtatttatcCCCCTCTTCCCACACTGAGATATGCAGGTAACATCGCAACTAAAGAATCCCAAGAAGAGTTCACAAGTAGAGAAATCAATGCTTTTTTgcaaaataattttattttttaaatatacaagaaGGCACAATGCAGGATAGAGCTTGTTTTTGCATAGGTCAACCACCCAGAGAGATCAATGGtttatacttttatttgttCTCCATAAAgacttttaaaaacacaagatacaaaataaataaaaacatgtaataataatatttcttaaATGCCTAAAGACTGCCTTGTAGTAAACACAAGGATGGGCCAATAGAAACCCTGTAGGAGACACAAGCCACATTCACTGTTTTCTACCATGTTAAATCATGTTAAATTTACCACAATAtttaacaaatatattaaaaaaaaaactccacgtCAGTGATGTTTGTGGCAGTGTTGGCAGAGTGAGCTATTTGCCCAATGTTTGTGGCAGTGTTATTACGGTGCAGACAAAACACAAGTCACAGGCTTATCAAGTGAAGGTCAAAGAACATCCATTCCCTTTtacataaaaactaaaatcctCATCATTCGAGGCTTCCatgagtaaaaaacaaaaaacaagtattACAGCTGAATTTCTATGAATGCATATAACATATTTTCAGATGAGGACAGTTTCCGGTACCATTGTATGTTTGATCAGATCATCAAGTCGTCTCCAACACCCACCGtgtatttactgaaaacaaaaacctttgCATATTGTTGAATCctgggggtgtttgtgtgtaaatatGCGTACTAACAGCATGATTTTAAACAGGGGCGAAAGTAAGAAATTGGTTTCAAAGTAATTTCTCAAACCTCATTATGGTCACTTCATAAACTCCTTTgaaataatttataatgtaaCATTTATCCACTTTCTAGtgcataaaaaaatatgaattaatgtgGCTGCTTTAATCaggctttaaaaataattttgccCCCCTGCTTCCTTTCTGGATGGACCTGAAAACTAGGCTACAACAAAccattgcattgttttttagAAAATAGTTCAAAGTCTGGTTCCCTCAGCTGGACACAAGTGGTAACTACACCAACTGAAAAGGCTATGATGTTTTACTGTACATAATGTTGATACAAAACATGAACATTTACCCTGATAAACCTACAACAGGATACGTGTCACATTAACACGGTTTTATTGTGGTTGTAGCATAGGTTGTACAGTGGTTTCATATGCTTCTAAAATGGCTTCACCGTGCTATACTACACTCTACCTGAAATAAACCCTGGTCTGCCATGGTCAACAGGCCTTAGAAATAGTGTCACATGGTGTCACAAAAGACTCTTTCTTGGTCTCTTAATACCAGCtgttctgtgttgttgtttgtttcttctaTGTTTATAAGGCTAAGAGAGCAATGGCAGAAGTAtttcattgcattttaatatacttggctgtattttttaatgtaggtgacaataaacaataaacaaaagaaATATTGTTATTCCCAGGGTCTGGTctagtaaagcacagtgaaggcaTGTTGAACAGAGTAAACCCGTATCTACGGGCTGTGCTGTCCTCCCGGACACAGGAGTCTCTCTTCAGAGCCCGGACGAGTGCCATGTAGTGATTCTCAGAATAGGCATTTTAAATCATTCCTCTGCTCTTACAGTACATGGTTAATGTGATCTCAATTCCCTGGAGATCACCCAGCCAATTGCACACCTACAATGAGAGGCTCTTCGTGCCTCCAGAGACAGAGAGTCGCCCGACCTCTTACAGCACAGGGAAAGATACAGCAGGCCTGTGCAGCCCTCACCTCCAGCCTGTCTCCCACCATTGCCCAGGTTACACACCCCAAGTGTTACAGCATCGATGATACAGTGTTCATTGGCCAGATTTCcgttaaatcaaaataaatcaagtGATTAAGACAGGAGACGTCTCCCAACCTGTATAAAGCACTTTGGCCTTGCAAGAAAGACCTGCTATCAGCAGTCCTCCTAACGCGGGGAGCCGTAATCGGCAACATTAAACATCCGCCACATCTCAGAGGAGGAAGAATCGTCGTGaacttggaataaaaaaaacttcttgtaaataaaaaataaaaaataatcctACAAATCAGCAAAAATAAATTAGCAAATGTGATAACGTGGGTTTTCAAGTCACTAAAAACAGCCCATTGCAGTCAGGGAGGCAACAGcagtgcagacacacagacctaCGCTACACCGAAGGAGTGTGTGAGAAAGCAATGAATCCCCCCTGCCATCAGCTCCTCTGCCACTCTCAGATTTGGTTCTGCTTTGGGCACCCCTCGTTTCCTGATGTTACCCCACTGACATTCGATTGCAGGCCTGTATGAGCAAGGCTGATCTACTGCAATATAAACTCGCTGCAGGTACAGATCTTAACTCTCCCTGAGCCAGGCACACAGCACATGAGTATTTCATTTCCAGAACTGCGTGAGGCTGCGCTCCTCAGCTCGAACTGTTGTTCTCCAGTTGAAACCTGAAACGCAGAAAAGAGTGTTAGAGACGGGCTGCGGAATCAGACTCCCCAGAGAGTGAACTCACAACACAGAGAGTGAACTCACTCTGCAGCTGTAGTCACATAGAATATAAAGATAAAACAGTACAAATATTTTGCAAAGCATCTTGGGAACTATAAAAATGCCACACATACAGAATATTCTCCAGACTTACTCCAGACACCACCAACTTCTAAAAAGTGTGTATAAAATTTTATATATACCCACTTTTTATCATTTGTTGGTGTCAAGTTCACAAGTAAGTCTGGAGAATATTCTGTAAGTGCGGCATTTTTATAGTTCCCAAGATGCTTTGCAAAATATTTGTACTTTTTTCTGAGCGTTGGAACTGTTGTGTTGTACTTATGCTGCATGCTACAGTTACGTGAAATCCTTTAAGAGCTGGACAGTCTGGGCTTGGTGAAATGGTATTGGCTGTACTGTGAGGTTACCTGAGTTTCTGCGTGTTTCCAGCATGGGTCATCAAGCATCTCTTCGGGAGTGTGGAGGGGGTGGTTGTTGGTACTGGAGGCCTGTGTTTGTTAGGCAGCTCCTGAGAATTAAGCAAAGAAATCAAACATGGAGCGAAAACTGGTTGAAATGTGAAGAAGCTTAAATCGAATAAATTATTCAAACCACggcctggaccaaatcaaaatgttgacctAGCCACGAATCATGAATCACAAACCACAACAAAATGTGGTTTAACTCAGTTAGAAGCCACTTTTTGCtattccaaaataaataaaatataacccaATAGCATACAATTTGTGGATTTGTCAaaggtttgatttgatttgggctaaaaaaaaagtcacagtcAACGGTCCTTATCAGTGCTGCCCAAACCCAATCCTCGAGGGCCCCTATCCAAAGGGTTTTATAGGTATCCTTTAATTATCAATTTCTAAACACGTGGAAACATGTCAATGTAATCAATTAAGCAGGCGATTTGTGAAATTAAGTTATGTACAGATTTGGTAAAAAGAAAACGAACTACCCTTTTCAACCCTCAATAACCATAATTTCCTTAATTAAacaagttaattgcttaattgatcaataacttcCATGTGGTCCCAATCTGTCAAAATTAGCGATTAAGGGTGACTGACAAACCTTtctggataggggctctccaggacagTGTTTGGGCACCACTGGTCTATATGATCTCACCTGGCCTGGCCTGGGTACTGGGCAGGGGGGTGGCGGCCGGCTGGGAGGGCCTTGTCTGGGAGGTGTTCTGCAGGAGGCGGAGGGCGGTGGTCTGCAGGGAGGGGGGGTGCTGATAGCTGCCGGCTTTGGGGGAGGCGTATGCCTGGCGAGGGAGGGCACCGGGGGGGGGCTCACATTTGGCCTCACGATATGGCTGCGTTGTCTGGGAGGGCAGGCTGGGCTGGGGGGCGGGGCACCCTGCAGGAATAAAGGGAAacaaacataatttaatttaattttcctcTTCCCAAGACTACTACTTCTTCTTTCTGACACACAATGGCACACTGAACTAGGGAGTCTCTTTCCAAGCTCTCCTTACCAGCCTGTGTGCATCCTTGCCCTTCAGCCGGAAGGTGGGGTTGGTGTGACCACTGCCCACGGACTTCTCATCAGGAGGAGCAGAAGCACTGCCAGGGACACAGAGATGCTCTTTAAGTGCTGATTTGCGGGTTTACTTATTTCAGGCAGTAGATTTGCTCagattaaaatgaaacaaacgcATGTATAAAATTAGCATTTGGGAAATACACTTCTGAAATGTAATattagtttttcctttaatttacaACTTCCCTTGGGTAAAGTCATCAGCCAAGTAAATATATAAGCAAATTGGAAGAATAAATATAAGCTCCTGTAGGAAGAAGCACACAGAAAGAAGGCAGGATTCGCTTCAGCAATGGCCTAGGCCTGCAGGTCTCTTGAAAAGGCCACATGTTTAAATctagggaaaaaaaatgaattggttCAATTTAGTAATTAAATGGGTCAAAGGTTGACAAATTAAGTAGAAGATGCTCTGGCCTTTCAGGTGTTGTGCTGCCTACTACTGGTCTATGCAGTCAAAGCTCCTGCAGGGTCCCACGCACTGCCTATGATGTCCCGGACTGACACACCTGGTTGGTTGGGCTCCCAGTGGAGGGGCTGAGCTCTTCTTTAAGGGGTGGAGCCTATGTTTGTAGCAGCACCAGAGCCCAACAGCAGCCAATCCCAGGGCCAGGAACAgggggaggagcaagaaaacaGGAAGCAGGCTGCCTGCAAGACACACATGGCACAAAAACACCAAGAACGTTACAATTTTTTCAAGTCAGTTTTTTATGGGTTGCGTGTCTTAAGAAATACATCATCTGAACAGTGCTAGAGACAAAGGTTGATGTTTGTAAGTGCGCACCTGGCATGGCACAGGGAAGGAAGTAGGGTACTGAAACAGCACCGTCATTGTCTATAAAGTACTCAGCGGTAGGAAAGTCTTTGGAATTAGGAAGAGCAACTGCATACAGATGAGTTCAACCGTATTTCAGTCTAGCCAAACGCAGCGATGAGTACTGTCTCATCTCACAAACTGATCCCTGTTGGATAGTTAGTAAACTGTGGTCACAGATTTACAATTCCTGACACACACTGCTTGGGCAGGAGCAGGAAAGGCGCAGGGTGAGGGGGGGTGCTTACTGTGTGTGATGATTGGGCCGCTGTCCACACTGCCTCCTGCCCCTGGCTGGTCACAGATCGGGGGGGCCCAGCCTGGCTTGCAGTGgcagttgtggttgttgttgcagAACTGaaagagaggggaggagagaggaaagaacACGAGTTGTGAGCCAGACCACAGCAAGCTGCACAAAACAATTCCAATTCAGCCTCCCTCGCCGCCTCCCTCTGCAGCACTCTTTTGGGTTTAAGGGTTAAGGGAACGTGGCCCGCAGCACCCCAGCACACTGAAGTCAGTGCAACATGCCAGCTGAAGGAGAAGAGCAGCTGCCTTTAATGCTGAAGCTGCTCCATTTTTAACCAGGGATGGACAACACCAGTCCTCCAGGGGACAGATTCCTAGAGTTTTTGCAATTAGCTACCGATTAACACCTGATTAACATTAAGATCTGGGGGGATGGAATGAAATCCAGAGCAAGCTGCTGGCCCCAAGGCTCTGTGCAGCACTCAGAGCtgaggagacagtgtgaatgcCAGGAGGTCATCAGAGGTGTTGGGGGCAAGACACTTACCCCATGTCCGCTGCACTTGGCATTGCACTCATCCGCTTGCAGGAAAGAGGAGTTACGACACTCGCCTTCAAAGCAGATCTGTTCCAGACAGGGGgcgagagagtgagggagggacagagagagagagagagaagaagagagaagtggaGAAAGGGATGAAGAAAGGGAGAAACACAGCTTCAGCATCCTGACCAACAACAACAGCTCAACAACTAAACTCGACTTTCCCATCTCAAGTGATAACTAAACTCTATTCTCAACTGAGCTACCAGAGGTCGCTCTGCTGAGAAACAATATACTGCAACTGGATATTTTAACACAGGTGCACGATACAGACAGACCAGCTGGATTTCTAGCAACCCCCCCAAAGCCAGCACACGCTCAGCCTCAGATGGACACACCAGCCAACTCCCAGCATAGCCCCCTACCTCCTGCTCCCCACACTTGGTCCCAGTCATCACCAGCCCGGGGTCCAGCGTGTCGCCCATGTTCTCCACTCCCTGGCTGCTCCGGTACACATGCGTACCCCGGCACCTCACTGGACGCCCGTTGATCGTGATGGTGGTGTCTATGGCAACGGCATTGGTTTCCACAGGCTTGGATACAGGACTCTGGCACTGAATTTTCCCACACTTGGAATGCCTTtcagacaaaaaagaaaaagaaagcactgGAATAACTCAGTACATAAGGAATAAATGCAGTATTTCAGGAACAGCTCAGTACATTAGACATATTTGGGAGGGAAGAGGGGACTGAAGGAGTAAAGATTCCTCTATCTGTCCTTCAATGGACAACCTGAATAGGCCAGGTCAGGCTGGAGTGGGGACTTGTTTTAGCCAGAATCCCCAAACTCATATGTATTTGGCCATTCCCCATCCTCCCAAGTGCATTTTACACATTATGGGGCTGTTATGGCCTCCTACAGTCACCTCACCTGCTCGCACACTTCCTGTATTGCCCCATCAGGTCTTTGCCACAGTTGCCGTAGGTGTCCCCCGCTGCATTCACCCGCTCAAAGCACTGGTCTGGGGCGGGCTGGGCACCTGGGGGAcggcacacacaagcacagcacAACAGTCAGTCCCGCACCAGGGAGTCTGCAGGGTGGGAATGGTTGTAGTTTACAGGACTCTTTCCCAAGCATGGACAAGGCTATAAGACACACCAGGGTGCATCCCTCAGATAcaagatacatttattttagagaCCTCCTCCCTACACCCCAGATTTTCCTGTCCCCTCACCCCCTCCTTACCAGGTCCCCACAGGGAGAGGCACTGCTGCTCCAGGGTCAGACACATTCCAGTGTAACAGTAGGCTTGACCCCCAGCGCAGGAGGTCCCATCCATCAGGTAGAAGTTGGCCGGGCAGGACTCTGACTTCCCGTCGCAGTATTCAGGGAGGTCACATGACCCTGAGGGCTCCCTGCACAGCACCCCTGGGCTCTTCAACTGGAGGGGAAAATGAGGGGGTACAGAGGGTGATGTAGCATAGGGATAGAGAgaaggaggggagagaggggagacagAGTGATACAAATATAATACGTGGGAGACATTGGAGAGACaggaggagaaaagaaaaaagagagacagagagatgagtggaaaacaaattatttttactACATGGTACAACACACTGACATCACAGCTCAGATCATCACAGGAGACTAGGGATGCTCTCAGCCTTGTCCAGTCCACTGTGCACAAcctgacacacactctctctctcagatgcttTGCAGTGGAGACACAGGGAGAGCGAAGCATACCTTGCAGTTGTCACAGCAGACCCCATGGGCACACTCGGCCCCCGCGCGCAGGGTGCAGTTATGGGCGTTGCAACATGGGCTGGAGCACTCCTGCcacagggagaaagagaggggcgAGAGAGAGACGTCTGCTGCTTATACAGAGAAACTCAAAATCTGCATACCAACTGTGTACCAATCCTGAAACTAAACTGAATAGGCCTAACAATTACCTTTTGTGATAAA
This is a stretch of genomic DNA from Amia ocellicauda isolate fAmiCal2 chromosome 11, fAmiCal2.hap1, whole genome shotgun sequence. It encodes these proteins:
- the adam19b gene encoding disintegrin and metalloproteinase domain-containing protein 19, which encodes MYRRAMPVSRVSVVALAQCCVYVCVSVPSRVRCAGAGDAKLGEDHRWQDLRAGRLDHVTQYETTVPQWLMPARYRRSTSSSEHPTRAAIRITAEGEELILQLEKNEQLFSPAYTEAWYSPDGVRHSRSPPPTEHCFYHGTVRGQEGSGVALSTCQGLRGLIAVNNSRSFLIEPLPGVLQPDRHALYRTESLRVREGGTCGHGGGLDDIIAGLGHWRGREKRDISQNMKYVELLVVADYAEFQKHNRDYEKTKMKLLEAANYVDKYYRALSIRVALIGLEVWNDTDKIAVSENPYSTLGAFLAWRRKQLGRLSNDNAQLVTGVSFQGTTIGLAPLKAMCSEYQSGGVNSDHSNSAVGVAATMAHEMGHNFGMNHDTDGCCSARPEDGGCIMASATGHPFPRVFNPCNRKELERYLGSGGGKCLFNPPDTSTIYGGRRCGNGYLEEGEECDCGEVEECSSPCCNAHNCTLRAGAECAHGVCCDNCKLKSPGVLCREPSGSCDLPEYCDGKSESCPANFYLMDGTSCAGGQAYCYTGMCLTLEQQCLSLWGPGAQPAPDQCFERVNAAGDTYGNCGKDLMGQYRKCASRHSKCGKIQCQSPVSKPVETNAVAIDTTITINGRPVRCRGTHVYRSSQGVENMGDTLDPGLVMTGTKCGEQEICFEGECRNSSFLQADECNAKCSGHGFCNNNHNCHCKPGWAPPICDQPGAGGSVDSGPIITHSSLLPVFLLLPLFLALGLAAVGLWCCYKHRLHPLKKSSAPPLGAQPTSASAPPDEKSVGSGHTNPTFRLKGKDAHRLGAPPPSPACPPRQRSHIVRPNVSPPPVPSLARHTPPPKPAAISTPPPCRPPPSASCRTPPRQGPPSRPPPPCPVPRPGQELPNKHRPPVPTTTPSTLPKRCLMTHAGNTQKLRFQLENNSSS